The Thermobifida halotolerans sequence GTGTTCCGGGGACCCCGGCGTTCCTTATCAACGGCACCGCGTTCTTCGGAGCCCAGCCGATCGAGAGGTTCGCCGAGCAGATCGAGGCCGCGTCGGACCAGGCCGACTGACGTTTCGTGTCACCTGTCGGCCGTGTGCGGTGGTGGTCCCTCGGTGCCGGGGCGGGCGGTCAGTTGTGCCAGTTGGGCGCGGAGTTCCCGGACCTCTTCGGTGAGGGCGCGCACGTCCGCCTGGCTGGCGGGAGGTGTGCTGCCGGAGGGGTGGACCCGTTCGGTGATCCATGACGCCAGGGTTCCGGTGACGATGCCGATCAGGGCCACTCCGAGCAGGAACAGCACTGAGGCGACGGCTCTTCCGCCGAGTGTGACCGGGTACAGGTCGCCGTAGCCGACGGTGGAGACCGTGGTCAGGGCCCACCACAGCGCGTCCTCGAAGGTGTGGATGGCGGCGTCGGCGTGCTGGCTCTCCAGGTGCAGCACCGCCAGGGAGGCGCACACCAGCACGATGATCAGCGTCACCGTTCCGTACAGGGTGATGTTGCCGCGCATGGTCGCCGAGGCGCTGCGGTCGAGTCGGTACAGCACGGTGACGACTCGGAGGATCTGCAGGGGACGCAGCACCGGGAGGGCGATCACGATGAGGTCGAGCAGGTGGCTGCGGATGAACGCCCGCCGGTTGGGGGCCAGGACGACCTGGGTCAGGTAGTCCACGGCGAACAGTGCCCAGGTCAGCCAGGTTACCCAGACGCAGACCTGCTGCAGGCGCGCGTCCAGGGTGGGCAGGAGGATCGGCAGTGCCCACGCCACCAGGAACAGCAGTGAGGCGAGGGTCAGGGGAAGGGAGACGCGGCGTTGCCACGCGGCGAGGAGGGTGGTGTTGTCGGTCATCGTGGTTGCGGCGCGGGTGTCGGGGATGTGGCGCCTTTCCTCCTGGTCGGGAGTCGGGGGCGTCGGGTTCGCGGAGGTGCCGGCCGTGCGGCTGACACCTGTCTTCCGTGGTGGGAAGGTTGTCCGTGCCGTTCCACGGTAGACGGAGGTGCTGCTGCGCTGGTGGGGTGCCTGCCGGATCGTTGCGGTTTCGATCCGGGGCGGGTGGGGAGGCGTCGGGACGTTCGGCGGTCCCGCCGTGGACCCGCGGGGTTGGGGCCGGTTCTGTCTCGGGGAACCGCGTACTCGGTGTCCGCCGGCGGTGCGGCGGCGGGGGCGTCGGTGGTCTCAGAGGAGCGGGTCGTCCCCGTCGTCGCGGTCGGCGGCCAGGTGGGCTTCGTAGTCGGACAGGAGGTCGTCGACGCTGCGTTGTTGTGCGTGGGCCAGGGCGGTGAGGCTGGCCAGGGCGAGGCGGCCGAGGGCGCTGGTGAGCATGACGAGTCCTTCGTGGCCGTGGTCGGCGGCGCGGTCGTAGAGTTGGCGGACCACTTCGTCGGAGGGGGCGCGTGCGGCCATGCGGTCGGCTCCGAGGACTTCGGCCATGTCGGCGTCGGCGTCGCCGACGCGGATGGCGCGCACGATGCTGAAGGCGGCGCGTTCGGCTTCGGTGTAGCGGTAGGGCATGGTGCTGTCTCCTCGTTGGTTCTGCGGGTGACTATCCCCGCTGGCCGGGGGATGTATCCGCGGGTGTGCGGGGTTCAGGTGCGGGGGTGGTGAGGAGGCGCGGGACTGCTGTGTCGCAGGGCGT is a genomic window containing:
- a CDS encoding potassium channel family protein, whose amino-acid sequence is MTDNTTLLAAWQRRVSLPLTLASLLFLVAWALPILLPTLDARLQQVCVWVTWLTWALFAVDYLTQVVLAPNRRAFIRSHLLDLIVIALPVLRPLQILRVVTVLYRLDRSASATMRGNITLYGTVTLIIVLVCASLAVLHLESQHADAAIHTFEDALWWALTTVSTVGYGDLYPVTLGGRAVASVLFLLGVALIGIVTGTLASWITERVHPSGSTPPASQADVRALTEEVRELRAQLAQLTARPGTEGPPPHTADR